TTTATCTGTACAAGAATTACAGCTATTACAGCGTTATGAGCAAGCACGTTGGGAAGTCATTCAAGTCGATGAGTTTAGTAAAGAGTCATTACAAAATAACAAAAAAGATGCGACTATAATCAAACGCTCAGATGTAGCATGATTATTTAGATTAAATGTAAACAACAAGGAGAGATAATGGAAACGTTAGAGCAACAATTTAATAAAGCAGTCGAGGATGTACAGTCAGGAGCTGCAACAATTAAGCCGACCAATGCGAATAAACTCGCCTTATATGCCTTATTTAAGCAGGTTGAACAAGGGGATGTGATCGGTGAAAAGCCAGGGATGACAGACTTTGTCGCACGTGCAAAGTATAGTGCTTGGGAAAAGTTAAAAGGTGTTGGTCGTGAAGATGCTATGAAGCGTTATATTGAGAAATCTAGAGAGTCTTAATATTTTATCTGAGAGTTAATCTTAATTAAGCCGGCTAAATGTCGGCTTTTTTATAATAGCAGCTGTTGTGAATAATAGAATATGCTAGGTGTGGTTGCTATAGCTGAAATTTTGTAAGAATATCACTATTTTAGACGGTGATATTATTGGTATTTATTGACAGAATTTAGCTATACCGTGTTAATGTTTATGATTTAAATAAATGAAATTTGTGTTTGTTTTTTGTAAGAAGAATTAATATTTGTATAAATTTATTAAAATTACTTTATTTTTATTGGTTTGCGGAGACAATCGTTAGTTAAATTTTACTGATAGGTTTAAAAATATATAATTCCCATAGCTTATTTTTATCATTAATATAATATTACAGGTTTTTTAAGGTCAATTGAAAGATTGTTAACGTATTTTTAACAATTGGCGTGTTATATTATTATTGAGCGTCAGATGTAAAGAAATCCTGTTTCCTTATCATGTTATAAATAAGGAGTACATTATGAATGATATTTTACCAACATTAGCCTATTTAGAAGTTAATGGTGAAAAATATACTGATGTGGTTTCTTATGAAGAAGGGTTGTCTCTTTCTAGCTTGCCATCAGTGGAATTAAAATTTTTGGCCAAAAAAAAGAGTCAATATTGAAGAGGTTCTATATGCTAAAGCAACCTTTATAAAAAATAACATTAAAATTACTGGATTTATTGGCCAGGTTAAGCAAGTTACCTGCTCTGAAAAATACTATAGCTATTATGTGAAGTTGCAACATGAAGTGGCTCGATTAGATACAAATAACAAGAGTCGACATTTTTGCAAATATTACTTTAAATGATTTAATTCATGAAACTTTTTTCTAAAAAAAAGGCATTTCTTATAGCCTCAGATTAAATNNNNNNNNNNNNNNNNNNNNNNNNNNNNNNNNNNNNNNNNNNNNNNNNNNNNNNNNNNNNNNNNNNNNNNNNNNNNNNNNNNNNNNNNNNNNNNNNNNNNNNNNNNNNNNNNNNNNNNNNNNNNNNNNNNNNNNNNNNNNNNNNNNNNNNNNNNNNNNNNNNNNNNNNNNNNNNNNNNNNNNNNNNNNNNNNNNNNNNNNNNNNNNNNNNNNNNNNNNNNNNNNGAAACGGACTGGACTTTTTTATCTCGACATCTTGAGCGTCAGGGAATTTACTATTATTTTGATTATAGTGAGCAAGGCAAAAATTATCTTTATTGATGATAAGTCTTTACATCAACCGCTCACAAATGAAGTTTTTGTTTCTAATGACTTTTCTACAGAGAGCTCACGTCAGTGTTTAATGCTTAATGAGTCGGTTGCTATTGTGGCTAATCAGGCAATTGTGCAAAGCTATAACCCCTTGAGTGCCCAGCAACTACTCAGCGCAACAATGAGTGTTTCAGATCAAGGACAAGGAGAACAGTATCATTATATCGGTGGTGTTAATAGCCAAGAAGATTTAGAGCATTTGGGGAGTGTCTATGCTCAAAGCTTAGCGTGTTTGAAACATACTTATAAGCTCAGTGGTCAGATCGTTAATGTTTATCCAGGAAAGCTGATTAAAGTGGTCGAGAAAGGCAGTGGTGAGTCTGCCAAACAGTATTTAATCTATGGGATGCAAGTTCATGGAACACAGAAGGCAACAACGCTTATTCAAAGTGAAGACGTCACCCCATCTTATCAATGTTCATTGTATTTAATTCCTGCTGATACTCAATATCGGGCAAGAATGATGACTCCGGTGCCTAATATTGCGGGCTTTGTTCATGCGAATGCGTATGGAGGAAGTGATAGTGAGTACGCTCATCTTGATGATACAGGGTATTATGAGGTGACTTTAAGGGCAAACTACGATAAGCCTGTCCCTTTTAAAGCACGCAAGGTTGAGGTCTTTGCCGGTAAAAACTATGGCATGCATTTTCCGATTAAAGTTGGCACAGAGCTGCTAGTTGGCTTTATTCGTGGTTATCCAGAAAGCCCTATTATTGTCGGCTCAGGTTATAATAGTGATCACTTAAATGTCGTGAATAGCCAAAACTCCTATGATCATATTATTCGCTCTGAAAGTGGTAGTGAAATTAGACTAAGCGACCAAGAAGGTAGCGCAGGCTTTGAAATTAGTCATCCAGGCTATAGTTTGAAAGTGACTACGAGCTCTTGAATGATTTATATTTATTAAATTAAAAAATAAATAAAGTTATTCAGATATAATAGAACACAAATATATAGTTGATATTTTGATAAACCAAGGGGGATCTAATGGATTTATCATATCAAGAGAGGATTGCCGCGCTAGAGAAAAAGTTAGCAAATATCGAACAAGAAATTAAAGCGCATAATAGCAATACAACGCGAGATATTGTTAATAACAATGAGAAGACAAAAATTACGAATAATGTCTCTACATCGAATATTGATAATGATACGTCAACGAAAACAGTCGGCAGCAGCAGCTCTACTGAAAATGTGAATAAGAATACAAGTCATACCTCTTATGTGACCGATACTGGTTATACCCAAACAGCAGCGCAAGCAAAATATGAAATTATGGGAGCTACAGCGAGTGGCAATACTTATGGTGCTAATGCTGCAACCAAAATTGCGGCAACTGCAAAAGTTTGGGTGGAAATGGGGGCTTTAGTAAATTCAACGGATATTGCTGCGACAAAACTATCGCTTGAAGTGATCCCCACTAAAACTAATATTAAGCTATCGACCGTAGAAGAAACGGTGAGTACAGCAGTGCAAACTGAGATTGATAGTGTGAAAAATTCTGTGTCAGCACTTAGCTCTAAAATAATTGGTGAAAATGTAAATTTATTTGCGAATGAGACCGAAACGGTGATGAGTAAGATTGCAAACCTGGGCAGTCAATTAGATAACACGGTCAGTCGTGTGGATAATATCGCGACTCAAACGAGCCGAGGCTTGCTTTATGCAGGGTATGCAGTCACTCAGAAGAAAATGCACTCTACGATTATTACCAATGCCGCGATGCAAATCATGTAAGTTTTAAGCGGGTTATCACTATAAAAATTGTTTTAATTTCAATGGAATAAATAAGTTATTTTACCATACTTCTATTAGGGCAACCTATAAAAATAGGTGATAAATAGAGTCTAATAGGAGGTGGGTGATGTCACCACTTGATCAAGCTCGAATGACAGCCATCGAGCAAAAGCTTGCTGATATTGAAGAGAAAGTCCAAGCGAGCACCAGCAGTTCGACGAAAACGGTAAAGAATAATACCAGCCATACATCCTATGTAACGGATACCGCTTATACGCAAGTTGCAAGTCAAGCAAAATACGAAATAATGGCAGCGAATGCAAGTGCCAACACTTATGGAGGCATTGCCTCAACAAAAATAGGTTTAGGAGCGCGTGTGTGGACTGAGCTTGGAGTGTTATCTAGCTCGACTGATTTAACGGCAGTTAAAGTCAATTTCTCCGCAGGGCCAAGTAAAAGTTATTTGAACTTTCATGCCGTTGAAGAAACCGTCAATTCTGCGGTTCAAACGGAAATTAATAATGTAAGAGATGAAGTGGCTGCAGCTGTTCTTGAGACCTTAGCATCGACAACTGCATTGATTGCTGAGAGTACGAAGACCGTGATGAGTGAAGTGAATAGCTTAGGCAGTAAAATTGATAACACGGCAAATAAGGTGGACAATGTCGCAAGTGCAACGAAACGGGGTTTACTCGCTTCTAAATATTTATCCCAGGATAACAGTACAGTGGCAATGATGTGTGTGAACAGTGCTATGACAGTTATGAGTTAATCAACCCACCTCAAGCATTTTTTAGCGATTGTGCCTGATTAGCTTCTTTAAAATAGCCCTGCAATGACAGAGACTGCAAGCTATATGATGGAAAAGATTATCCAGATAATAGCTTTAGTATTAATTGTATTAAGAATTAAATGTACAGATTTTCTTTGTTATTTTTTAGTTAAAATATATTCCTATATTAAATTTATTTATATTTTTAATATTTTTATTTTATATTGTTATCTTGAGAAGGTTTTATTTGCTGATAAGAAGGGTGGACGCACATTATTTACAAAGCTTGTACTCTTGTCTTTATTCCGTAAAATGAAGTGATGTTAAGAAATTTTAAATGTTGTAATAAATCATATTTACAGTGAGTGAGTTAGATAATTGATTGTTTTGTATGAATTAATTGCCTGTAAATATGGTGTGGAGTATAAAGATGCTTAAAGGTCGAGTGGCTATTTTGTTAATGGATTCCTTTGGAGTGGGTGCCAGCCAGGATGCAGAGCAGTTTGGTGATGCAGGTGCTGATACATTTGGACATATTGTAGAACACGCTGCTCAAGGTCTGGCGGAT
This genomic stretch from Piscirickettsia litoralis harbors:
- a CDS encoding acyl-CoA-binding protein, whose protein sequence is METLEQQFNKAVEDVQSGAATIKPTNANKLALYALFKQVEQGDVIGEKPGMTDFVARAKYSAWEKLKGVGREDAMKRYIEKSRES
- a CDS encoding contractile injection system protein, VgrG/Pvc8 family, which gives rise to MSKAKIIFIDDKSLHQPLTNEVFVSNDFSTESSRQCLMLNESVAIVANQAIVQSYNPLSAQQLLSATMSVSDQGQGEQYHYIGGVNSQEDLEHLGSVYAQSLACLKHTYKLSGQIVNVYPGKLIKVVEKGSGESAKQYLIYGMQVHGTQKATTLIQSEDVTPSYQCSLYLIPADTQYRARMMTPVPNIAGFVHANAYGGSDSEYAHLDDTGYYEVTLRANYDKPVPFKARKVEVFAGKNYGMHFPIKVGTELLVGFIRGYPESPIIVGSGYNSDHLNVVNSQNSYDHIIRSESGSEIRLSDQEGSAGFEISHPGYSLKVTTSS